In Zunongwangia sp. HGR-M22, the sequence AGATCTAAAGTTGCTTCTGGAAGTGGGTTATCTAATAAGTCTATTGCAGCAGCACCTACAATGGCATCTTCGAATTCAAATTCGTGATCAAAACGATCTGCGATAGCTTTAAGTACTTTTATAGATTGCTGGGTGATTTCTGGACCAATTCCGTCTCCGGCTAATACGGCTATTTTTAATTTCATAATGTTCTTTCTCTAAAAGTTATAGATTCAGTTTTAATTACTGAATCGCAGCTTCACGCATTTGCGTTTGTTTCTCTTCAAATTTCTTAATGGCGTCTAATTTACTCACTAAAAAGTCGATATCGTCAAAACCATTTATTAAACAGGTCTTTTTATAAGCGTCGATGGCAAAATTTTCAGATTTACCACTGCTTAAAATTTCTATTTTTTGATTTTCAAGATCAACTTTAAAACTTTCTTTGTTGTCTTTTCGAATCGCAAGGAAGAGTTCGTCTAAAAATTCTGGAGAAACCTGAACAGGTAGTAAACCATTGTTAAGTGCATTTCCTTTAAAAATATCGGCAAAATAGCTGGAAACAACAACTTTAAAGCCATAAGCTTTCAGTGCCCATGCTGCGTGCTCTCTACTAGAAC encodes:
- the leuD gene encoding 3-isopropylmalate dehydratase small subunit, producing the protein MEKFTTLQDTAVPLEVENIDTDQIIPARFLKATDKAGFGENLFKDWRFDKDGKPVEDFTLNQDQYSGQILIAGNNFGCGSSREHAAWALKAYGFKVVVSSYFADIFKGNALNNGLLPVQVSPEFLDELFLAIRKDNKESFKVDLENQKIEILSSGKSENFAIDAYKKTCLINGFDDIDFLVSKLDAIKKFEEKQTQMREAAIQ